The Phycodurus eques isolate BA_2022a chromosome 8, UOR_Pequ_1.1, whole genome shotgun sequence nucleotide sequence CACTACCCTTACTTCAAGAGCAAGGTATCTTTCACTCTCATTGGGTAATACTGTATCAGTGGTgaacacatattttacatctgAAAAATCtgacggcacaccaccaaacaaaaataccacGGAAAGTACATATACACTGAAAATATGAGCTTGTCTCACTTTACGAAATTAGTGTGAAATCGGTGGCCTGTTtacttgaacacaaagctgataaaCTCTTAAGAAGCCACTTTCTCTATTGTATGGATAAAAAcgggtggatacacaggttactcgtactttctgccatctaatggaagagtatttaattgttttgcctgtcactttacagtacatcactggcatagatatcTCTTGCCACCCAGAGAATATTGTGAAACAAGCTGCTATTTGCATTCAGACGAGAGAATCATAAAGGGCTGTTGTGCCATTTTAGCAAACAACACGACCTACTTGGCACGGTTAATCTGTCTGAGTGGTTAGACAATTAGGCACGATCCCATTGTTGGCAAATTCGCAAATAACGTAATCCGGTTGCTAGGTTGCAAACCGCCTCCTGCCTTTAGCAGGTGCGCTGGGTGGCATGGAAGATTGATCTATTGGATTACGCTTGATCGCCCGGTTTGACGTGCTAAAAAAGTAACGCCGGGTGTCAGGTCTTGTCGAGATCATACTCGGTGTTGACACGCCATCCCCACGTGAGTCCTGCCAAGAATGGGGCAAGGTGACATCCCAGAGGAGATAAACTTAACACCCGCTTATACCCACGGTTTTGCATTAACAACGCCCTTTGTCTTAACACTTGTGTCAATACAGGATAAAAACTGGAGGAATAGCGTGCGCCACAACCTGTCGCTGAATGACTGCTTCATCAAAGCCGGACGCAGCGAAAACGGCAAAGGGCACTTCTGGGCCATCCACCCCTCATACTACAAGCACTTTTCAAACGGGGACTACCACTGCCGGAGGACGCGACGGAGGGTCCGTCGGGCGGCCGTGCAGCTCCCGATCTCACCCCTCAGCTCGCCCTACCACGTCGCCCGCCACCACCGTGGGGCCTGCTGGTACTGCCCACAGGTCCACGCGCTATCTTTATCCTGTTTTGCCCCCAGACTCTACTGGCCTTGGTCCAGTGTACAAGTTTCAGGTTTTCACCCTGGCCTGCATGTCTCTGGACCTTAAGGCTGAACCAAAACATTTTAGTGGGATTGTGAGTTTGGCATTGATTCACTGTCATTTTAGATTCAGATTTGTTTACGCTTATGTCATTGTTGGACCACACCGACCTGATACCCGTAcataaaagagagagaagagagttgaacaaaaaatgtattataatgaaaagtaactccctattttagaAGACTTTAATTACTTCCTTAAATTGTTGATTGTaattttgttctcatttttcGTTTAGTCTTGAATGTATGAGAATGTATGTACTGCGGAATGACTTCGGACTGGATTTTGGGTCCATTAAATCTTTACGATTACATACCTACGATATTGAAATTTAAATTTACATGCAAGATTGGCCgctccacattttgctattgtCGTTCGTGAATGGCTGGATGTCCACTTTCTTGGGAGATGGCTGGGTCGTTGTGCTCATACGAGTGGGCAGCGAAGCGTCCTGACTTAACACCATGAGACTTTTTTCATGTCGCTTGGTTGAGGAGCCAGTCTGTACCAAACAACCAAGACTTTGGAAGGAATTTAACGGTATACACGAGAAGTTGTCTTCCAAACCACACGAGggttaaaaatgttgaaatcaGCTGACACTATTCCTGGGTAGCTTGAGAAGCTGGGAGAAAATTCTGATGCCTTTACTTAATTTTAAATAACACCTCAAGCTAAATGCTTTCTTCCCATACAAACTAGTTGTAAttgtatgtaaaaatgtatattttagaaAAGGGGGTTGATTTTCAATCATGCTGTACTGTGCAAAAGGCTATACCACTAGCTTTGTTGTTTAAGCACCTTTTTTTATGAGTCAATTCAACTAAATCAAGGGTGTTCAAACTGCAAGAAAACTGAAGGCTACACAGGAGcctactttaatattataattttttttaacttttgatgATTAAAGAAAAAATCAAACGTGTCAAAATATTCCCAGCAAGAAACAGTTCACTTctcagcatcttttttttttttttttttttggtaaaaccTTCGTCTTTTCTATTCAGCGTGGCCCTAATTCTCCTTCTTAATGCTCTGATGCAGGTCGCAGGCCAATACAAAAGGAGCCATGGGCCACAAATGGCACCTAGGCCAGACTTGGGACACCCCTGTACAAAGTGAACAACAGAGTATATTGGGATAGATGCAAAtagcaggattatgcaaaaaccACAAAACTGAACTTTGTTGCTAAGTGGCACAGAGGCTAAGAAAGATGCCATTAGTTTCTGGTGAGGATCTGGATAAAAGTGTTTATACACCTCCCAGAATCAGAGTGATGCTCATCTGTTCATCATCTTTCCATGTACCAGGAAGAAAGTAGCGTGTGAACTCACAAACAGATGGTCAAACACTTTGGTCTGGTCAGATCTGTGTTCTACTAAGTGATATTTTAGTTAataagacttttgcacagtactgtgtGCTATATTGCGTTAATGACcaaagttgaaatgtttatgAAGCTAATTGCACTTGTCTCATTTgtgctgaatgtttttttttttttagaaaaaaggaAGCACAAATGTTTGTTAGTGTTATATGAAATAACATTGAATTGTCACGCGTgtgatattgatattgatattaaAAGTGAGCCCGCAGCTAACACCACCACCCGGCGTCACATGCTAATTAGTCAAAAGCTGTCGGGATGTAAAATCTCCTGCCGCATAAGAGACTCAAATCGGCGGCTGGGACCCCGGGGTGGGGGCTTCCCAAAGCCGACTCCTGAGTGTATGAGGCCGGATAATCTGGGCAATCCCAAGCAGTTTCAAGAAATAGGAAGCTTATCACACGCCGTAATCCGCCACCACTGCTACAGAAAGAGGggaggtgccccccccccccctcctcccccaggCTGAGAAAAGGGAAGGATGGAGAGAGGGGAGGTCACTGATTTGTTGGTGAAGAAGATGGAACATAACGAAGAGACAACATGAGTACAGTTCACACAAGCAAAACCACAACAATTATGCTGGGTTGTTGTGGCGATAGTTCTATATTACTGTAATAAACACTGGGAAACACCAAGAGTTGTTAATTGGAATGGGTAGTACAAACATAACCTTAgtcaatgagccacatgctgcttcaccaagtctaaAGACAAAGACATTATCTGATCATGTCACATTACATGTAGGAATGGGAATCGAAAAACTGATCTTTTTGTTCCCAGTTATTAAATTACTAGTAATTGTTGTTTGCTTGCCTGACGATTTCTCTTATCGATTTCTCTTAGGTTGCAAATGAGTGAGGACGTCAGACGCAAAAAGTATTTTGGTTCTTAACTTTTCCAACATGGGGTCGAGGCAGAAGCAGTCAAATTCTGGCTATAATTTATGCAAAAAGATGATACTGGGGCTACTTCCAAAAGTAAATCCTTTAATCCTTTCATTCATCCTTTCATCAAAGGGGGAATACTTCCAACATGTAGAATTAACATCTGTTGCATTATCATGTCATCTAATGACATATATGACGTCAATGATATCATTTGTATTCTGTCATTGCATCACCCAataaaaattcatccatccattttctgtaccgcttgtcctcactatggtcgctggcgtgctggagcccacccCAGCAATCTtgaggcgagaggcggggcacaccccgaactggtcgccagccaatcgcagggcacatataaacaaacaaccattcacactcacattcacacctacgggcaatttagagtcttcaattaacctcccacgcatgtttttgggatgtgggaggaaaccggagtacccggagaaaacccacgcaggcacggtgagaaaacatgcaaactccacacaggcggggctgggatttgaaggccggtcctcagaaatgtgaggcagatgtgctaaccagtcgtccaccgtgccgccccaatagAAATCGATAAGAGTATTCATGAGAAATCAAATTGATAATCAATATCGAGAATAGAATTGGAATCACTAAATTCCCAACAATTCCCATCCCTAGTTACATGGGTGTATAGGCAAATTTCCATTTAATGGGTGCATAGAATCTCTAATAGCGTTTACAAGCTGTTTGTCACAGTAAAATTAGTTATTTTCTAgccatgtgattgactggcgactagtGTCGTGTAGTTCACCTTTTactcaagtcagctgggataggctccagctccatccagctgaacaggataagtggtatggaaaatggatggatttgacctccacggtgaatgactggttactacatctgccttacagttctgaggttccgggttcaaatccggcctctcctgtgtggagtttgcatgttctccccgtgcctgcatggtttTTGATCTTTTGGCAGTATGTGCCACATTTGTATGTGTCTGGGATGACATCCATTCAGTTTAGAAAAGAAATACTGATAATTAAAAGCAGTTTAGCAATACTGCCACAGAAGATCAACAAATAAACGTCTGTTTTACTATCAATAGTGAAATTCCTCTCTGACAGACTGTGGTTGGCATTTACATCCACGCTGCAGCCACCGCCTAAGAGGATTAAAGGTTACACATTGACTTTTGTCAACTTTGTTTGTCTCGGCAAATGATCGAATATTCCAATAAGGGAATATTTGACGTGAAATTAGATCATAAGAGGGCAAATAGTATGCACAAGGGATTTAGAAGGGAAGAGCAAGAGGCTTGTTTTATGATGACCATGATGAATTATAATGTTCATTCGTACAATGATAAATCtgcctaattattttttttatgggggtTGGGGAGGGCTACAAAATCTCCCTATTCAATGTCAAGTGCTAATTGGAGACCTAATTTGCTTAATTCCCATGAATTGCTCTCCGCTTCAAATCCTCTTCAATTCACCAGCTTTAAGGCTTTAATGTGGTTGCATATGTttgctgtacacacacacacacacacacacacacacacacaggcaccccccccccccccacactacACATGCTTGTAGTGGTCATAACCCGACTGATTCttttaacaaattattttgaatatatTTGCAGGCTTTGTAGATTTAAAGAACCATTTCCCTGTGTTTAATTTATCCAGTACATacttattgtaaaatattataaaaCCATACATTCAAGGTTTCTGCTGATCCttgaaatttttttccccccaaaatgcagGCCTTGattatcattaaaaataagACTTAATCCTTAAATCTTAATTTGTCTTAAAAATGCCACACACTCCATAAACACCAATGCTTGtttctttataaaataatttgatgaaGTTATAATGGGTCTGTATTCACTTTAAACAGTTTTCAGAGGGAAAAATGAGGCATCTATTTAGAgtgcagctttttaaaaattattattattatttttatttcacgaCAGCTCTCTTTTGGAGCAGAAGCCATAGTTTGAGGAAATGAAGGAGGCATCTTTGGCGTATGGCACTTACTTTTTCATGTGGACCAAGGCAACCAGCAGAGGACACAATTAGAGGAAATATAGCGTGCAACTTTTCTTTCTCTCAAAGAATACAAAACCCTTTACAGTATTTGGGAGGTCATAAATTTTGATCAAAGTGGCCGTAAAAAAGTTCTTGAATTCGATTTTCCAAAATGAAGGCTTTAATTATCCTGAGAATGACAACCTTTAAATCTGCCAATCAAAGTTCAAATTCGAAAGAATTTGTGATCTATTTAGGATGTGGCACTTATTTATTTAAGTGGACGACTCAACCGTCGATCAAGTGAGGAGGCACTGCATCTATTACAGCGGAGGCCACTATCTTAAGAAACAAACGCAAAACCTATTTCTGTATTAAAATAGCGTGCATGTTAATCATTACCTTATTACACTTTCTTCTGCTATTTAGTTCATTTCATACCAGTATTGTAGATTCACCGGACATTTTATGAGGTAAACTAATgagatccattttctatagcgcttgtcttcATCAGGGGCAAGGCTGAGCTGAAGCCGATATCCCATCAGATTTTTGGCGAGAGTCGGGGCaaaccctgcactggttgccagccactggaagggcacatatagacattgacactcacacctatgggcaatttagagtcttcaatgaacctaacatgcatgttcttgaaatgtgtgaggaagccggagaaaatccacgctgTCACGACGAGACTGATCAATCGCAACACAGGAACGCCTCAgcagagattcgaacccagaacctcacaaAGCAGACACACTAATCACTAAGTCCACTGCTCTGCTAACTATTGAGATCACCTTTTACTATTGTGCTAGTACAGTAGTTTGttggttcttttcttttttcatttttttagtcACAAGTTCTCTGAGATCGACGACATGACTGTATCAACAATCCATTGTTACGTTTCATTCGGACCACATTAAACTCGAAATAAATGTTTAGTGAGCGCTCTTAAATTGGCAGAGCGGCCTTAAGTAGTCCTTAAAGCTGCAGATAACCTGTTGTTATAAATGTACCGTGCCTTAAAATCAACACGTTTCAAACAATGTGTAACTACCTTTCAAGACAAATGAGGTCacgaagtgtgtgcgtgtgtgtgtgcgcgcatgccaTTTTGTTAATCTAATGAGATGGGCGGAAGGGTGCAGGGGGTGCATAGATTAGTGCCCAAAGATGTTCCTGATTAGCAGAGAGTGAGCTAAGAAGATCAGCCCCGCTGAGATGGCGATGAAACATTATGGCcgtgttttaatgcaccacatttACAAGCAGCATTCCAAGGCTGATTTCCTGTAGTTTGACCACACATGCAGGAGGCCCAAAACGGACATAACGGCATACTGCACTTTGCAGTATACCTCAACTGACCATTTTCACgtgaagacatattttgacagactggcAGAGAAATTAGTAGAAACAGATAATAGAAAACAAATGGTTGAAAATACAACTCACGCTTACGCTGAAGTAGTTGTAATTAGTGAGAAAGCTGCACGTTTCTCTTCATCGAGCCGGCATGTCTCAGCTTGTGTTCCATAGCATAACGTGTTGTGGCACGGGACATTGTaacaggcccccccccccccccccaaaatgagcaTTTCGCTGTTTCACTGTTTCTATTttacttgtgcttttattgtatttgaggatagacttgcTACGGTCtcatttgtggtcaaatatttccacaaaCTTGTAGCATATTACAGCCGTATGCCGTATTGAGACAAGTGGAACAAAGTTTCATGATGTTGCTTGCAAAACGTTGAGACGGGAAGGTTGCAGATGGGAAAactgaggaatgctcaaaaaacacctgtatGGAACATTCTACAAGTGagcaggttaattggaaacaggtgagtgtcatgttGGGGTATAAAAGGAGGCTCGAAAGGCTCATTTGTCCACAAGgaaggatggggtgaggttcaccactttgtgaacaactgcatgaccaaacagtccaacagtttaagaacgtttctcaacgtacaattgcaaggctTTTCTTCATGTACTGTCCATTATATCATCAAacgattcagagaatctggagaaatggCTGCACTTTTAGCAGCAAGCCCGACATCCCACatggaatgcccgtgacctttgatccctcaggcggcactgcattaaaaaccggcaaAATTCTGCTAAGGATATTGCGacttgggctcaggaacacttcagaaaactattgTCGGTTAACACAGTTCGACATTACATCTACAAATACAAGTtcaaactctaccatgcaacgcaaaagccataTATATACCTTGTATTAAAATGTGTGCATTAAAAGACTAATGAAGCAAATGTGTCGTTAAAAtggttctttttatttattaaaaaatggacACTAAAAAAAGTGCCTGACGGATGACCATTGGGCAAACAAAAGAGTTGTGGACTaaatcaaatatataaaatggtCCCCACCCCCCAAAGACTTGTGAGCGTACAAAAAGCAGCAGGAGTCCAAATTGGCTGTCTATTCGGAATCATGATTGCATACAAGTAGTAGGTAGCAGTATTTAAGGCTCATAGGACACAGCAGCCGCAGCCCAACCATGCAGCGTCTATTTTCTTCCTCGTCTCCCTTCAAAGACCCTTTAATAGTCGATCGATGGCAATGCGAGGCGCCTATTCTGCAGATTACTGTTAACAATAATTTGCCTCGCAGTGCACCGTTACCATCTTTGAAGCATGTTTTattgcctttttttcctccttccatCTGCATCTGTCATCCCTCAGGTCCACTGTTTGATCTCACTGCATCCCCACGAGCCGCGTTGACCTGTTGATTGACAGCTGTGATCAGACATATGGTGGAACAGGGCATCGACCCTCGGAGCTCCCTCGGGACAAAAGCAAGTCtagtgggcttttttttttttaaaccccatcTCGTCCCCTTCTGTCTCCCCCCTTTTCATACTGCACTGACTTCAATGTAACAGCGTTGCAAGCAGGAGGTCTCCTCTGGCCACTAGATGTCGCGAGATGCAAGCAAATGTTCACTCAGCCCTGCCGGACacaaaattaggtacacctgatgTCCTTAATACAGGTACGGTACCTAACGCTCTCTATAATACAGTgtttccaaacctttattgagcaaCGTATACATATTTCCCATGAGAAAACTCTCACATCACCCCCcgccagaaaataaataatgaaataatgctTATCTTGTCTCGAttcactcacaaatgtacttgtgAAAGCTCACCTGTTTAGTTGAATACAATCTTTTGGGTGAATGGCAAAAGCACTTATCGGTAACTTTTGCCCTCTAGTGGAATGGAGTTAAATTGTGACAGCTGTcacaatttattcaattttacccaaagaaaataatttaaatgccattaatttgaaaaaaaaggaaaaataatacTTTGTTGTATGAAAACATATGGAGCCcctaaagcacaggtgtcaaactcaatgggccgggggccacatccggccacggcacatcaatttatgtggcccgcgtaAGTCAAGGTATTCATGTATATATTCATGAAATAATCTTCGGACCAATACAGTAAAATTGGGTAATTACACTACAGCAATTGGGAATCACAGCTTTCATATTATGTATGCTCACTTTATTCATCtaacaatatgtttgtttttgtgaaggACTGCACTGACAGGCATCTCTGAAAATTTCCATATAACAACAACATAACATGTAATGCagtgtatttttaatgttcaattGAGTAAGTCAAATTTTTATGTATTGCTTCCCCCCGAGCAGGCTGCTACACGCAGCAGGTTATTTTTGCAAGTGACCGACATGTTTAGTGTTTGACAGCAGCTGCCGTGTTAGTCAGAAAACCTCGTATACGGCATTCCCTACAGCTGTTTATGCATTTTCTCCACATCTCTTggtgttttccttttctttctttctgtctttttcacagtaaaatagaaaatattgctacaacagtgtgtgtgtgtgtgtgtgtgtgcgtgtgtgacaaGGTGTGCAAAGACCTCTAGATATATTCCCcaatattctaatttaaaaGGGTGAAATGTTTCTTAGAACGCCCCTCAATTACatgtgaattatttatttttagagcgTTTCAAGCCATGTGTTAATTACCTGTTTAATGGAACGCAACTTAACcaaattcaattgaattaaaTTCAATCTTTAGCCGTTATCGCTAGCGAACgtgcactgcttacactaacaagATGGCTACAAAACAGTGGAGCACAGTTGGTGTTGCCAACTTCAGCAATTTGAATGCAATATTTGGGGACTTTTCTACCCGCTCTATCGACTATAAAAAAAGAGCAGAATCATTTTCAATGCTTTGCATGGGGGAagcctaatagcataactgtctaattaactaattaattaaataactgTCATTTATCTTTGTTTctaacattgttttaaaatgttgttgcaGGCGAAGAGACAAATGAATTGGCACCTTATTTACTTTAcagtttcaaaataaatactgaaaccaaaataataaagaataacAATATGCTTGATGAAAATCTTGTTCTTTCTTGCTTTTCGTATAcgttcaaatatgacttaggTAACATTTGCATGAGGCTAATGATATGATGAGAAAGGAGCCCAGTAGAATGCCCTCAGTCAATCCCACGGAACATAGCGAAAGACGCAGTGCCCATTTATACGTCGCAAAAGCACTGATTTATCCACGTTGAAAAACATTTGACCAGATGTATGCGCCTTCAAGCAGCAAATATTTTACCGAGGTCACTTTGCCTCACCTGCACAACTCGACTTAAAAAGAGAGAGCCAGGACTGCTGCACAGAGGCAGATTTATGTGCTACGTCACAATCGTTTTCGAGCTAATTGTCCTAAAGCTAAGGTAGAGAGGAAGAATTGGTTTAgtacgtacagtatgtttggCTGACACACTGGTCATATACTAGGTATGtacttaaataaaatatatatacaattgatTGCAATTTATTTCACGGATCCTCAAGTTTCAGCTCAGGGATAATTAACTATGCCAAACTATGTGTCAGGGTCACAAAGACCCTGGATTTGGGTCTTTGTGACCCTGACACATAGTTTGGCATAGTtagggcagccgtggcccaatggttaggatcatcgcctgccaccgtgggggaactaggttcaagaccccgactggaccatccgccaacatcccccggactcacggctgtggtgtccttgagcaggACACTGATACCCCGTAATGCTCCcggggcgcttcagctgccccctgctccactGTGTTCctctaacgtgtatgtgttcactgtgatgggtaaaatgcagagaacaaatttcatgtgcatgcatccatgtccatgacaataaaaggtgattcttcttctttgtccaAATAGAGTTGCTGTACTACTACTGCAGAATTAGTTCTGTATACGTTACCACAGTGTATAAGTTTGGATTCCACCCAGCTTCCAGAGTCCCACTGGTGCAAAAGCAAATTTTAaccttctctgtgtgtgtgtgtgtgtgtgcgcgtgtgtgaggGATTTCAGTCCATCAGGCAATAAACATACAACTCCCCATCTCTCGTGGGCTGagtgttgccatggcgatgcATCTCCGGCCAGTGCGACTCCCCGTAGACGCCAGTGGATGACCTCTGACATTTAGGGCCATGGCCAGTGGGGGCGAAAGGTCAGCGATGGCCGGAGGGCGACAAGAGCACTTCCATGATTTGCACTCGCTCCCCCCAACGTCCCCTTTTCTTCCATCATTTGCATTTGACCATCAGCTGCAGGAAATTCATCAGACCATGTCACACATTGCACTTTAGTAGgtagtgtgcgcgtgtgcgtatGTGTTTCTCGCTCACGGCAAAAAAGCAGAAAAGCTCAATATCGTATAAATTTGCATTGGATGCTGCTGCAACGGCCTTCCGGGTAAACTGCGGTGATCTCCGCCAGGCTAACATCGGCTATGGTGATGATTATGATAGCCGGTCGTAATGATCATCACGATATTCCCATGGCCTTGAAGGCTGCTGTATCTCATGCGCTGGGATATTTATAGTTTCTTTTGATTCACCGCTTTTTGTGTGTATTGCCAGAAACAACATTAGGTAAACCTATGAAATCTCTTGCAGTATTTCCCAAATGTTAATGAGCCACAGCAcgcattttacattagaaaaatgtaacggcacaccaccaaataaaaatgtcaccacAAGTATCATCAaaagtacttaaataatgatggaTATAAAGGTTAATTGTACCCTCTGCCGTTTAGTGGAAGAACATCTAATTGTTCGGCCTGTCACATAagtatacgtcactggcatagaaaGACGAACAATTacttgtagtaaataaatatttttggaacagtcaagtgaaattggatataTTTTCTCTCTGTCCGAGATATTTTGTCTTATATTTTAACAGTCATATATGTCACTATATTCCAATAATGGCAAATGGATTGCAATAACACCAAAACTCGCAAAAGCGAACAACTATTCAAAAGATATTTTCTTCTATATGCATGATGTCAAAGTAGAgtatcagtcactacagtggaactCTGTGCCATCCTCTTTCTGGCTTCTTCCGTCCACCATCTTGGAATTGAGgagtttttttgcatttacaaTGGCTGACCAGTGGGTGGCAGTGTCTTGAATAACACGTTAACGTCCACTCAGTAGTGACTGAACAACTTGGATATCAAGACTCACGCATAAGGACGAAAACAGCTTTTGAATAGACTGATGCGCAACTTTGACATTGAGACctgcattttatattttctaCATTCTAATATTTTCTCCCTGTTACATATAGCTAAATAAACCAATCAACAATTGGCAATTAACAT carries:
- the foxq2 gene encoding forkhead box Q2, which produces MTEDRSGRERLGLSFTIDYLLFNMGPKDSAGQPMAEQTSLDCHKPKEVVVVQERSAETGERDGRGEEGDGEQQQEGEEEVTTTTTATSDKKPNQSYIALISKAIMASEQKKLLLCDIYQWIMDHYPYFKSKDKNWRNSVRHNLSLNDCFIKAGRSENGKGHFWAIHPSYYKHFSNGDYHCRRTRRRVRRAAVQLPISPLSSPYHVARHHRGACWYCPQVHALSLSCFAPRLYWPWSSVQVSGFHPGLHVSGP